A stretch of Candidatus Omnitrophota bacterium DNA encodes these proteins:
- the recR gene encoding recombination mediator RecR: protein MANYTESIEKLIDALIKLPGVGRRSAERIVNYLLDSSKEESKRLSDSIMLVKDNVRFCRICHNLSEEDLCKICNNTQRKKDMVCVVEKPTDVTAIEKAGFFDGVYHVLLGSISPLEGRGPADLKINTLLNRIQEERISEIIIATDADTEGETTALYLTKVIKPLGVKLSRIGLGLPMGSNLEFADTATLAKAMQSRRDI from the coding sequence ATGGCAAATTATACAGAATCCATAGAGAAATTAATTGATGCTTTAATTAAGCTTCCCGGAGTGGGAAGAAGAAGCGCAGAGCGCATCGTGAATTATCTTTTAGACTCCTCTAAAGAAGAATCTAAGCGGCTTTCGGATTCCATAATGCTGGTGAAGGATAACGTGCGCTTTTGCCGCATTTGTCACAATTTAAGCGAAGAGGATTTATGCAAGATTTGTAATAATACGCAGCGCAAAAAAGATATGGTTTGCGTTGTGGAGAAGCCAACAGATGTTACCGCCATTGAGAAAGCGGGATTCTTTGACGGGGTGTACCATGTTCTTTTAGGTTCTATTTCTCCTCTTGAAGGAAGAGGCCCGGCAGATCTAAAGATAAATACACTGTTAAACCGCATTCAGGAAGAACGTATAAGCGAAATCATTATTGCTACAGATGCAGATACTGAAGGAGAAACCACCGCTTTATATTTGACCAAAGTGATCAAGCCTTTAGGGGTAAAGCTTAGCCGTATTGGATTAGGGCTTCCTATGGGGTCTAACCTTGAGTTTGCCGATACGGCTACTCTTGCCAAAGCCATGCAGTCCCGCCGGGATATATAA
- a CDS encoding ATP-binding cassette domain-containing protein translates to MIALNNLSKNYGPKVLFKEISLTINNGEKIGLIGPNGAGKSTLFSLILGEIEPSAGDVQVQKNIQIGYLAQEANFKSSRAVLSEVIQGDARMGDLKEEKERLEIENAADSHRYGEVLHELEILGFFEIEHKAEKVLAGLGFKERDLNRPIAELSGGWQMRVLLAKLLVYHYDLLLLDEPTNYLDLNAALWLKDYLASFRGTFIMISHDRAFLTEVTNYTLILENGSIFKVRGNYEHYEELKAERRVFLERQFKEQEKKREQLERFVERFHAQPNKAASVRAKRRVLERIDDEPIVLPPDPRESIHSFHFPPTRKSGYKIIALENVSKAYGDIQVYKDFNFEITQGEKAVLAGENGAGKSTLLKIMAGVVTIDQGLRTLGHHVDAGYFSQTRLDVLNPENTVLREAYTAAPGYMAEENIRTVLGAFLFTGEDADKKVAVLSGGEKSRLILAKLLINPPNFLLLDEPTTHLDVDAVEALVRALKQYEGTIVFISHDIYFVRSVANVVYEVKNASVRKFPGTFDYYLSKKDEEYFVPQKHKASLADSKKQVEELARKHKKDEEKKKKEAEHNRKTHNVSLREKINKLEKEKEKLQLESSAKVRALSNPHFYRDEETARAYGRRLKEIETRIVEIGKEKESLEAGML, encoded by the coding sequence ATGATCGCCTTAAATAATCTTTCCAAAAATTACGGTCCGAAAGTTTTGTTTAAAGAAATTTCTCTGACCATTAATAATGGCGAGAAGATTGGTTTAATTGGGCCAAACGGCGCGGGGAAAAGTACGCTTTTTTCGCTTATCTTAGGCGAGATTGAGCCTTCAGCAGGCGATGTGCAGGTGCAAAAAAATATCCAGATCGGATATCTGGCCCAGGAAGCGAATTTTAAATCTTCGCGCGCAGTTCTATCTGAAGTTATTCAGGGCGATGCGCGCATGGGGGATCTCAAAGAGGAAAAAGAAAGATTAGAAATCGAGAATGCCGCTGATTCTCATAGATATGGCGAGGTATTGCATGAGCTTGAAATCTTGGGTTTTTTTGAAATAGAGCATAAGGCAGAAAAGGTTTTGGCGGGTTTAGGATTTAAAGAACGCGACCTTAACCGTCCGATAGCTGAATTAAGCGGTGGTTGGCAGATGCGTGTTTTGCTGGCAAAACTTTTAGTATATCACTATGATCTGTTGCTTTTAGACGAGCCAACCAATTATCTAGATTTAAATGCAGCCTTGTGGCTAAAAGATTATCTGGCATCTTTTCGCGGCACATTTATTATGATCTCTCACGATAGGGCGTTTTTGACAGAAGTTACCAATTATACTTTGATTTTAGAGAATGGTTCAATATTTAAGGTGCGTGGTAATTATGAGCATTATGAAGAACTGAAAGCCGAGCGCCGCGTGTTTCTGGAGAGGCAGTTTAAAGAGCAGGAGAAAAAACGCGAGCAGTTAGAACGCTTTGTGGAGCGTTTTCACGCCCAACCGAATAAGGCTGCGTCTGTGCGCGCCAAACGCAGGGTGCTGGAGAGGATAGATGATGAGCCGATAGTTCTCCCGCCTGACCCCAGGGAAAGTATCCATAGCTTTCATTTTCCACCCACGCGCAAAAGTGGTTATAAAATAATAGCGTTGGAGAACGTTTCTAAAGCTTATGGCGATATACAAGTCTATAAGGATTTTAATTTTGAAATTACCCAAGGAGAAAAAGCGGTATTAGCCGGGGAGAATGGTGCGGGAAAATCAACTCTCTTAAAAATTATGGCTGGGGTAGTTACGATTGATCAGGGCTTGCGTACGCTTGGTCATCATGTGGACGCGGGGTATTTTTCCCAGACGCGCCTTGATGTGTTAAATCCAGAGAATACGGTTTTACGCGAGGCATATACCGCTGCCCCAGGCTATATGGCAGAAGAAAACATCCGTACGGTATTAGGCGCATTTTTGTTTACCGGGGAAGACGCGGATAAAAAGGTTGCGGTTCTTTCTGGAGGAGAAAAGAGCCGTTTGATCTTGGCAAAACTTTTAATTAATCCGCCGAATTTCCTTCTTCTTGATGAGCCAACCACGCATTTAGACGTGGACGCGGTAGAAGCATTGGTCCGGGCGTTAAAGCAATACGAAGGAACGATTGTTTTCATAAGCCACGATATTTATTTTGTGCGGTCAGTAGCCAATGTGGTTTATGAAGTTAAAAACGCCTCGGTGCGTAAATTCCCCGGGACGTTTGATTATTATTTAAGCAAAAAGGATGAAGAGTATTTTGTTCCGCAGAAACATAAAGCTTCTTTGGCGGATTCGAAGAAACAGGTTGAGGAATTAGCGCGCAAGCATAAAAAAGATGAAGAGAAGAAAAAGAAAGAAGCTGAACACAATCGCAAAACGCATAATGTTTCTTTGCGTGAGAAGATAAATAAACTTGAAAAGGAAAAAGAAAAATTGCAATTAGAAAGTTCTGCCAAGGTGCGCGCTTTGTCAAACCCGCATTTCTACCGCGATGAAGAGACCGCCCGGGCTTATGGCAGGAGGCTTAAAGAAATTGAAACTAGGATTGTTGAAATCGGCAAAGAAAAAGAGTCCCTTGAAGCTGGTATGTTGTAG